A DNA window from Vigna angularis cultivar LongXiaoDou No.4 chromosome 1, ASM1680809v1, whole genome shotgun sequence contains the following coding sequences:
- the LOC108322669 gene encoding tip elongation aberrant protein 1 isoform X8: MRWEKVEGKAMGTEGGGGGIEVYGPGKRWGHTCNAVKGGRLVYVFGGYGKDNCQTNQVHVFDTVKQTWSQPIVKGSPPTPRDSHTCTAIGDNLFVFGGTDGMNPLKDLHILDTSLHTWVSPTIRGEGPPAREGHSAAVVGKRLFIFGGCGKSADSNNEVYYNDLYILNTETFVWKCATTSGTPPSPRDSHSCSSWKNKIIVIGGEDGHDYYLSDVHILDTDTLIWRELSTSGQLLPPRAGHSTVSFGKNLFIFGGFTDAQNLYNDLYMLDIGIARESEQRPEKLSLRKQLKLKCQEQNPNPSQNQVLARYGVGSDMGQIMSVLNYSQQSRLNIPVNQSLPPGKKMFEAKVTENISEGYTIETVIDGKPLRGILFLNKPNSLYSSAHTPSSRKRTLSEIDSVVLNGIHSNQLKTPKVLKQNQMENQEAFCGDSSESHEHRTESIAVVMSSNPVTADASDTHKVSANQEPEAAALNQNDEKHETPISLSENLKKDGANDVICSRDEVQTNDQTNVPISNFELTRHDTKFDAPNYNAEFQKPAASESVLCLSNQGIFSEVGFQTGLDREQTFPA; the protein is encoded by the exons ATGAGGTGGGAAAAGGTTGAGGGGAAGGCGATGGGCACAGAGGGTGGTGGAGGTGGAATTGAGGTGTATGGGCCAGGGAAAAGGTGGGGTCACACCTGCAACGCCGTCAAAGGTGGGAGACTTGTCTATGTCTTCGGTGGATACGGCAAAGATAACTGTCAGACCAACCAAGTTCATGTCTTTGACACTG TGAAGCAGACTTGGAGCCAACCCATTGTGAAAGGCTCCCCACCTACTCCTAGAGACAGCCACACTTGCACAGCCATTGGTGATAATCTGTTTGTGTTTGGGGGTACGGATGGGATGAACCCTCTCAAGGATTTGCACATATTGGACACTT CATTGCATACATGGGTTTCTCCCACCATAAGAGGAGAAGGGCCACCGGCACGTGAGGGTCATAGTGCAGCAGTTGTTGGAAAACGCCTATTCATCTTTGGTGGTTGTGGAAAATCTGCAGATAGTAATAATGAGGTCTACTACAATGATCTTTACATACTAAATACAG AGACGTTTGTCTGGAAGTGTGCTACTACATCAGGCACTCCACCTTCTCCTCGTGATAGCCACTCTTGTTCAtcttggaaaaataaaattattgtaatagGAGGTGAAGATGGACATGATTATTACTTGTCCGATGTCCATATCCTTGATACTG ATACTTTAATCTGGAGAGAGCTGAGTACATCAGGCCAATTGTTGCCTCCTCGAGCTGGTCATTCAACTGTTTCTTTTGGCAAGAACTTGTTCATTTTTGGGGGATTTACAGATGCACAAAATCTCTATAATGACCTTTATATGCTTGATATTG gGATTGCTCGGGAAAGTGAACAGAGACCAGAGAAGTTATCTTTAAGGAAGCAATTGAAATTGAAGTGCCAAGAACAAAATCCCAATCCTAGCCAAAATCAAGTTCTAGCAAGATATGGTGTTGGTTCTGATATGGGCCAGATCATGTCAGTGTTGAACTATAGCCAGCAAA GTAGGCTAAATATCCCAGTAAACCAATCCCTACCTCCTGGAAAGAAAATGTTTGAAGCCAAGGTCACTGAAAACATCTCAGAAGGATATACTATTGAAACTGTTATTGATGGAAAGCCTCTTCGTGGAATACTGTTTTTAAACAAGCCAAATTCTCTGTACTCTTCTGCCCATACTCCCAGTAG CAGGAAAAGGACTCTTAGTGAGATTGATAGTGTTGTCTTGAATGGTATACACTCTAACCAATTAAAGACTCCTAAAGTACTCAAGCAAAATCAAATGGAAAACCAAGAAGCATTTTGTGGAGACAGTTCAGAATCTCATGAACACCGCACTGAATCCATTGCAGTGGTAATGTCAAGTAACCCAGTGACTGCCGATGCTTCTGATACCCATAAG GTTTCTGCCAACCAAGAACCAGAAGCTGCTGCTTTGAATCAAAATGACGAAAAACATGAAACACCCATATCCTTAAGTGAAAACTTGAAAAAAGATGGTGCAAATGATGTGATATGTTCCAGAGATGAGGTGCAAACAAATGATCAAACAAATGTGCCAATTTCCAACTTTGAACTTACAAGACATGATACAAAATTTGATGCTCCAAATTACAACGCTGAATTTCAGAAACCTGCTGCATCTGAGAGTGTTTTGTGCCTGTCAAATCAAG GCATATTTTCAGAGGTAGGGTTTCAAACTGGCTTGGATAGGGAACAAACATTTCCAGCTTGA
- the LOC108322669 gene encoding tip elongation aberrant protein 1 isoform X1 — protein MRWEKVEGKAMGTEGGGGGIEVYGPGKRWGHTCNAVKGGRLVYVFGGYGKDNCQTNQVHVFDTVKQTWSQPIVKGSPPTPRDSHTCTAIGDNLFVFGGTDGMNPLKDLHILDTSLHTWVSPTIRGEGPPAREGHSAAVVGKRLFIFGGCGKSADSNNEVYYNDLYILNTETFVWKCATTSGTPPSPRDSHSCSSWKNKIIVIGGEDGHDYYLSDVHILDTDTLIWRELSTSGQLLPPRAGHSTVSFGKNLFIFGGFTDAQNLYNDLYMLDIDTGAWTNVTSSTNGPSARFSVAGDCLDPFKGGVLVFIGGCNKSLEALDDMYYLYTGIARESEQRPEKLSLRKQLKLKCQEQNPNPSQNQVLARYGVGSDMGQIMSVLNYSQQSRLNIPVNQSLPPGKKMFEAKVTENISEGYTIETVIDGKPLRGILFLNKPNSLYSSAHTPSSRKRTLSEIDSVVLNGIHSNQLKTPKVLKQNQMENQEAFCGDSSESHEHRTESIAVVMSSNPVTADASDTHKVSANQEPEAAALNQNDEKHETPISLSENLKKDGANDVICSRDEVQTNDQTNVPISNFELTRHDTKFDAPNYNAEFQKPAASESVLCLSNQGIFSEVGFQTGLDREQTFPA, from the exons ATGAGGTGGGAAAAGGTTGAGGGGAAGGCGATGGGCACAGAGGGTGGTGGAGGTGGAATTGAGGTGTATGGGCCAGGGAAAAGGTGGGGTCACACCTGCAACGCCGTCAAAGGTGGGAGACTTGTCTATGTCTTCGGTGGATACGGCAAAGATAACTGTCAGACCAACCAAGTTCATGTCTTTGACACTG TGAAGCAGACTTGGAGCCAACCCATTGTGAAAGGCTCCCCACCTACTCCTAGAGACAGCCACACTTGCACAGCCATTGGTGATAATCTGTTTGTGTTTGGGGGTACGGATGGGATGAACCCTCTCAAGGATTTGCACATATTGGACACTT CATTGCATACATGGGTTTCTCCCACCATAAGAGGAGAAGGGCCACCGGCACGTGAGGGTCATAGTGCAGCAGTTGTTGGAAAACGCCTATTCATCTTTGGTGGTTGTGGAAAATCTGCAGATAGTAATAATGAGGTCTACTACAATGATCTTTACATACTAAATACAG AGACGTTTGTCTGGAAGTGTGCTACTACATCAGGCACTCCACCTTCTCCTCGTGATAGCCACTCTTGTTCAtcttggaaaaataaaattattgtaatagGAGGTGAAGATGGACATGATTATTACTTGTCCGATGTCCATATCCTTGATACTG ATACTTTAATCTGGAGAGAGCTGAGTACATCAGGCCAATTGTTGCCTCCTCGAGCTGGTCATTCAACTGTTTCTTTTGGCAAGAACTTGTTCATTTTTGGGGGATTTACAGATGCACAAAATCTCTATAATGACCTTTATATGCTTGATATTG ACACCGGCGCTTGGACAAATGTTACATCTTCAACAAATGGTCCGTCTGCTAGATTTTCAGTGGCTGGTGACTGTTTAGACCCTTTTAAGGGGGGAGTTCTTGTGTTCATAGGTGGTTGTAATAAAAGTCTTGAGGCCCTGGATGATATGTATTACCTATATACAG gGATTGCTCGGGAAAGTGAACAGAGACCAGAGAAGTTATCTTTAAGGAAGCAATTGAAATTGAAGTGCCAAGAACAAAATCCCAATCCTAGCCAAAATCAAGTTCTAGCAAGATATGGTGTTGGTTCTGATATGGGCCAGATCATGTCAGTGTTGAACTATAGCCAGCAAA GTAGGCTAAATATCCCAGTAAACCAATCCCTACCTCCTGGAAAGAAAATGTTTGAAGCCAAGGTCACTGAAAACATCTCAGAAGGATATACTATTGAAACTGTTATTGATGGAAAGCCTCTTCGTGGAATACTGTTTTTAAACAAGCCAAATTCTCTGTACTCTTCTGCCCATACTCCCAGTAG CAGGAAAAGGACTCTTAGTGAGATTGATAGTGTTGTCTTGAATGGTATACACTCTAACCAATTAAAGACTCCTAAAGTACTCAAGCAAAATCAAATGGAAAACCAAGAAGCATTTTGTGGAGACAGTTCAGAATCTCATGAACACCGCACTGAATCCATTGCAGTGGTAATGTCAAGTAACCCAGTGACTGCCGATGCTTCTGATACCCATAAG GTTTCTGCCAACCAAGAACCAGAAGCTGCTGCTTTGAATCAAAATGACGAAAAACATGAAACACCCATATCCTTAAGTGAAAACTTGAAAAAAGATGGTGCAAATGATGTGATATGTTCCAGAGATGAGGTGCAAACAAATGATCAAACAAATGTGCCAATTTCCAACTTTGAACTTACAAGACATGATACAAAATTTGATGCTCCAAATTACAACGCTGAATTTCAGAAACCTGCTGCATCTGAGAGTGTTTTGTGCCTGTCAAATCAAG GCATATTTTCAGAGGTAGGGTTTCAAACTGGCTTGGATAGGGAACAAACATTTCCAGCTTGA
- the LOC108322669 gene encoding tip elongation aberrant protein 1 isoform X5 produces the protein MRWEKVEGKAMGTEGGGGGIEVYGPGKRWGHTCNAVKGGRLVYVFGGYGKDNCQTNQVHVFDTVKQTWSQPIVKGSPPTPRDSHTCTAIGDNLFVFGGTDGMNPLKDLHILDTSLHTWVSPTIRGEGPPAREGHSAAVVGKRLFIFGGCGKSADSNNEVYYNDLYILNTETFVWKCATTSGTPPSPRDSHSCSSWKNKIIVIGGEDGHDYYLSDVHILDTDTLIWRELSTSGQLLPPRAGHSTVSFGKNLFIFGGFTDAQNLYNDLYMLDIDTGAWTNVTSSTNGPSARFSVAGDCLDPFKGGVLVFIGGCNKSLEALDDMYYLYTGIARESEQRPEKLSLRKQLKLKCQEQNPNPSQNQVLARYGVGSDMGQIMSVLNYSQQSRLNIPVNQSLPPGKKMFEAKVTENISEGYTIETVIDGKPLRGILFLNKPNSLYSSAHTPSSRKRTLSEIDSVVLNGIHSNQLKTPKVLKQNQMENQEAFCGDSSESHEHRTESIAVVMSSNPVTADASDTHKVSANQEPEAAALNQNDEKHETPISLSENLKKDGANDVICSRDEVQTNDQTNVPISNFELTRHDTKFDAPNYNAEFQKPAASESVLCLSNQGLNICLHNQRL, from the exons ATGAGGTGGGAAAAGGTTGAGGGGAAGGCGATGGGCACAGAGGGTGGTGGAGGTGGAATTGAGGTGTATGGGCCAGGGAAAAGGTGGGGTCACACCTGCAACGCCGTCAAAGGTGGGAGACTTGTCTATGTCTTCGGTGGATACGGCAAAGATAACTGTCAGACCAACCAAGTTCATGTCTTTGACACTG TGAAGCAGACTTGGAGCCAACCCATTGTGAAAGGCTCCCCACCTACTCCTAGAGACAGCCACACTTGCACAGCCATTGGTGATAATCTGTTTGTGTTTGGGGGTACGGATGGGATGAACCCTCTCAAGGATTTGCACATATTGGACACTT CATTGCATACATGGGTTTCTCCCACCATAAGAGGAGAAGGGCCACCGGCACGTGAGGGTCATAGTGCAGCAGTTGTTGGAAAACGCCTATTCATCTTTGGTGGTTGTGGAAAATCTGCAGATAGTAATAATGAGGTCTACTACAATGATCTTTACATACTAAATACAG AGACGTTTGTCTGGAAGTGTGCTACTACATCAGGCACTCCACCTTCTCCTCGTGATAGCCACTCTTGTTCAtcttggaaaaataaaattattgtaatagGAGGTGAAGATGGACATGATTATTACTTGTCCGATGTCCATATCCTTGATACTG ATACTTTAATCTGGAGAGAGCTGAGTACATCAGGCCAATTGTTGCCTCCTCGAGCTGGTCATTCAACTGTTTCTTTTGGCAAGAACTTGTTCATTTTTGGGGGATTTACAGATGCACAAAATCTCTATAATGACCTTTATATGCTTGATATTG ACACCGGCGCTTGGACAAATGTTACATCTTCAACAAATGGTCCGTCTGCTAGATTTTCAGTGGCTGGTGACTGTTTAGACCCTTTTAAGGGGGGAGTTCTTGTGTTCATAGGTGGTTGTAATAAAAGTCTTGAGGCCCTGGATGATATGTATTACCTATATACAG gGATTGCTCGGGAAAGTGAACAGAGACCAGAGAAGTTATCTTTAAGGAAGCAATTGAAATTGAAGTGCCAAGAACAAAATCCCAATCCTAGCCAAAATCAAGTTCTAGCAAGATATGGTGTTGGTTCTGATATGGGCCAGATCATGTCAGTGTTGAACTATAGCCAGCAAA GTAGGCTAAATATCCCAGTAAACCAATCCCTACCTCCTGGAAAGAAAATGTTTGAAGCCAAGGTCACTGAAAACATCTCAGAAGGATATACTATTGAAACTGTTATTGATGGAAAGCCTCTTCGTGGAATACTGTTTTTAAACAAGCCAAATTCTCTGTACTCTTCTGCCCATACTCCCAGTAG CAGGAAAAGGACTCTTAGTGAGATTGATAGTGTTGTCTTGAATGGTATACACTCTAACCAATTAAAGACTCCTAAAGTACTCAAGCAAAATCAAATGGAAAACCAAGAAGCATTTTGTGGAGACAGTTCAGAATCTCATGAACACCGCACTGAATCCATTGCAGTGGTAATGTCAAGTAACCCAGTGACTGCCGATGCTTCTGATACCCATAAG GTTTCTGCCAACCAAGAACCAGAAGCTGCTGCTTTGAATCAAAATGACGAAAAACATGAAACACCCATATCCTTAAGTGAAAACTTGAAAAAAGATGGTGCAAATGATGTGATATGTTCCAGAGATGAGGTGCAAACAAATGATCAAACAAATGTGCCAATTTCCAACTTTGAACTTACAAGACATGATACAAAATTTGATGCTCCAAATTACAACGCTGAATTTCAGAAACCTGCTGCATCTGAGAGTGTTTTGTGCCTGTCAAATCAAG GGTTGAACATTTGCTTACATAATCAAAGGCTTTAA